A part of Mycolicibacterium sp. TUM20985 genomic DNA contains:
- a CDS encoding endonuclease/exonuclease/phosphatase family protein, with translation MRLATFNILHGRTVGDGVVDVERLQDCVRAIDADVLALQEVDHEQPRSNMADLTAAAAEAMGAVSHRFVAAIAGTPGATWSAATGRERPGAAAYGISLLSRYPASAWQVVRMARIPVKVPLYLRGPNRFIVVDEEPRAAVIGRFETPLGPLTIANTHLSFVPGWNRRQLRRLVRDLRGLPGPHVLAGDLNLTPYVVRRLSGMRALATAPTFPFDRPQRQLDHLLTDDPGLVASMVGAPQMTISDHRPLIADLQRPD, from the coding sequence ATGCGACTGGCGACGTTCAACATCCTGCACGGCCGGACGGTCGGCGACGGTGTCGTCGACGTGGAACGGCTGCAGGACTGCGTGCGCGCCATCGACGCCGACGTGCTGGCATTGCAGGAGGTCGACCACGAACAACCGCGGTCCAACATGGCCGACCTGACCGCCGCGGCAGCCGAGGCGATGGGCGCCGTCAGCCATCGCTTCGTCGCGGCGATCGCGGGAACCCCCGGTGCGACGTGGAGCGCGGCCACGGGCCGGGAACGACCCGGAGCCGCGGCGTACGGCATCTCGCTGCTTTCGAGATATCCCGCCAGCGCGTGGCAGGTCGTCCGGATGGCGCGCATCCCGGTCAAGGTGCCCTTGTACCTGCGCGGGCCGAACCGGTTCATCGTGGTCGACGAGGAACCGCGGGCCGCGGTGATCGGACGTTTCGAGACGCCCCTCGGACCGCTCACGATCGCCAACACGCACCTGTCCTTCGTGCCGGGCTGGAATCGGCGGCAGCTGCGGCGCCTGGTGCGCGACCTCCGCGGACTGCCGGGTCCCCACGTGCTGGCGGGGGACCTCAACCTCACGCCCTATGTCGTGCGACGACTCTCGGGCATGCGGGCCCTGGCGACGGCGCCCACGTTCCCGTTCGACCGGCCCCAGCGACAGCTCGACCATCTCCTCACCGACGATCCGGGTTTGGTGGCGAGCATGGTCGGCGCGCCCCAGATGACGATCTCCGACCATCGGCCGCTGATCGCCGATCTGCAGCGACCCGACTGA
- a CDS encoding methyltransferase domain-containing protein: MLGNLYDQALTGERCWIRYDDGSVQGLPVHSWLPGGRRLDKAFDEAVLALCHGPTIDLGCGPGRFVAHLTKLGIPALGVDQSQTAVELARRSGAPALRRDVFERLPGTGRWGTVLLADGNVGLGGDPTRVLRRASELMRTGGRCVVEFDPAISGVQSRWVRLESSKTVGPWFRWASVGMDCAKHLAEDVGLAVSAVMPVGKRVLASLVAA; the protein is encoded by the coding sequence GTGCTGGGTAACCTGTATGACCAGGCCCTGACGGGTGAACGATGTTGGATCCGGTACGACGACGGCAGCGTGCAGGGCCTGCCCGTGCACAGCTGGTTACCCGGTGGACGTCGGCTCGACAAGGCGTTCGACGAGGCCGTGCTGGCCCTGTGTCACGGACCGACCATCGACCTGGGTTGCGGTCCAGGGCGTTTCGTCGCTCATCTGACCAAGCTGGGCATCCCCGCGCTGGGTGTCGACCAGTCGCAGACCGCCGTCGAGTTGGCGCGTCGCAGCGGTGCCCCCGCCCTGCGCCGCGACGTCTTCGAACGGTTGCCGGGCACGGGGCGCTGGGGAACCGTGCTGCTGGCCGACGGCAACGTGGGCCTCGGCGGAGATCCGACTCGCGTCCTGCGCCGCGCCAGTGAGTTGATGCGCACCGGTGGCCGGTGCGTCGTGGAGTTCGACCCGGCCATCAGCGGTGTCCAGTCCCGCTGGGTCCGACTCGAATCCTCGAAGACCGTTGGGCCGTGGTTTCGTTGGGCGTCGGTGGGCATGGACTGCGCCAAGCACCTCGCCGAGGACGTAGGTCTCGCGGTCTCGGCGGTGATGCCTGTCGGCAAGAGGGTGCTGGCCAGCCTCGTCGCCGCCTAA
- a CDS encoding TIGR04282 family arsenosugar biosynthesis glycosyltransferase has product MAVLVVAKAPVPGLAKTRLAATMGNAAAADVAAAALLDTLDAVAAAPVAARVVAMTGDLSAASRSAEIRCRLAEFIVIEQRGDDFADRLANAHADTSRAVGGLPVVQIGMDTPQVTAALLVECATALASADAVLGPARDGGWWVLGLTDATAAECLRGVPMSTAETGTATLAALRATGLGVAEVSQLVDVDTVDDIEVVGRECLPDSRFRQVILAMEVERAG; this is encoded by the coding sequence ATGGCGGTGCTGGTGGTCGCGAAGGCGCCTGTGCCGGGCCTAGCCAAGACCCGCCTGGCGGCCACGATGGGCAATGCCGCGGCCGCTGACGTCGCCGCGGCGGCGTTGCTCGACACCCTCGACGCGGTGGCGGCCGCTCCGGTGGCCGCCCGCGTCGTCGCCATGACCGGCGACCTGTCCGCTGCGAGCCGCAGCGCTGAAATTCGTTGCCGGTTGGCCGAGTTCATCGTCATAGAGCAGCGGGGCGACGACTTCGCCGACCGGCTCGCGAATGCCCATGCGGATACCTCGCGCGCGGTGGGCGGCTTGCCGGTGGTGCAGATCGGCATGGACACCCCGCAGGTCACCGCGGCTCTGTTGGTGGAGTGCGCGACTGCTCTGGCCTCGGCCGACGCGGTGCTCGGCCCGGCCCGTGACGGCGGCTGGTGGGTCCTCGGCCTCACCGACGCGACGGCCGCCGAGTGTCTCCGGGGCGTGCCGATGTCGACGGCGGAGACCGGCACTGCAACGCTGGCCGCCTTGCGTGCCACGGGCCTCGGCGTGGCAGAGGTGTCGCAGTTGGTCGATGTCGACACCGTCGACGACATCGAGGTGGTTGGTCGAGAGTGCCTGCCGGACAGTCGATTTCGCCAGGTGATACTGGCCATGGAGGTGGAGCGTGCTGGGTAA